From one Solanum lycopersicum chromosome 12, SLM_r2.1 genomic stretch:
- the LOC101244653 gene encoding ATP-dependent protease La (LON) domain protein (The RefSeq protein has 1 substitution compared to this genomic sequence), translated as MEDDRILERERYQMEQIRELESEELQVEEVDEESSDDETNYRSSGGASASGEFTYNTSLAALHSYLGDVEDTHNRLAFLDGGAVLNVPLFYLEGVVLFPEATLPLRVIQPNFIASVERALRQVDAPYIIGVIRVYKDPNNGRIKLATTGTTAEIRQYRHLEDGSVNVVTRGQQRFRLRRRWMDVEGSPWGDIQIVKEDLPLRTPREAVGRLTPLSIFQSNVHSQIPPMNRSRADLYGFGNENDSDAMSEESFESELSPTERRLHQAALVSCDMLDESASSDDENIDQQFRIQPARSPFDSFRRSFSTGKKQEADGMRLALGKRSMPTDNTWKKHSLNQFREAPRAFWPSWVYQMYDSYSLAQRAAGRWKQIVRAPSMDSYITKPDLLSFHIASKMPVSESTRQELLEIDGISYRLRREIELLGSFDCVRCRSCETLIAKRSNMLVMSSEGPLGAYVNPHGYVHEIMTLFQANGLAVIGNPVKEYSWFPGYAWSIAECATCETQLGWLFTATKKKLKPRSFWGIRSSQVADDSR; from the exons atggaggaCGATAGgattctagagagagaaaggtATCAAATGGAGCAAATACGGGAGCTTGAATCGGAGGAATTGCAAGTTGAGGAAGTcgatgaagaatcatcagacGATGAAACTaa TTACCGTAGTTCGGGGGGAGCATCTGCATCTGGTGAATTTACTTACAACACCTCTCTGGCTGCCTTACATTCTTACCTTGGTG ATGTTGAAGATACTCATAACAGGCTGGCCTTCTTGGATGGAGGAGCTGTCTTAAATGTTCCTCTGTTCTATCTAGAAG GAGTTGTTTTATTTCCCGAGGCCACACTTCCTTTGCGAGTCATTCAGCCTAATTTTATAGCTTCTGTTGAAAGAGCACTGAGGCAAGTTGATGCTCCTTACATAATCGGCGTG ATCCGAGTTTACAAGGATCCAAATAATGGAAGGATTAAACTTGCAACCACCGGTACAACTGCTGAG ATTAGACAATACCGGCACTTGGAAGATGGTTCGGTGAATGTTGTAACTCGTGGACAACAACGTTTTCGTTTGAGGCGCCGCTGGATGGATGTGGAGGGATCA CCTTGGGGGGATATACAGATTGTCAAAGAAGATTTGCCATTGAGAACACCCAGAGAGGCTGTTGGAAGATTAACACCATTAAGTATCTTCCAATCTAATGTACATAGTCAAATACCACCGATGAATCGCTCTCGAGCTGACCTATATGGCTTTGGGAATGAAAATGATTCGGATGCAATGTCAGAGGAAAGTTTTGAAAGTGAACTTTCACCCACAGAAAGGAGGTTGCACCAGGCTGCTCTTGTTTCTTGTGATATGCTTGATGAGTCGGCGAGCAGTGACGATGAGAATATTGACCAGCAGTTCCGTATCCAACCTGCGAGATCTCCTTTTGATAGTTTTAGAAGGTCATTCAGCACGGGTAAAAAACAAGAGGCTGACGGTATGAGGCTTGCTTTAGGAAAAAGGTCTATGCCAACAGACAACACATGGAAAAAGCATTCTCTAAACCAGTTTCGTGAAGCTCCAAGGGCCTTTTGGCCCAGTTGGGTTTACCAGATGTACGATTCATACTCTCTTGCTCAAAGGGCAGCAG GTCGATGGAAACAGATAGTCAGGGCACCCAGCATGGACAGTTACATAACGAAGCCAGATCTTCTTTCATTTCATATTGCAAGTAAGATGCCCGTGTCTGAATCAACAAGGCAAGAGCTTTTGGAGATTGATGGAATATCCTATAGATTGAGACGGGAAATTGAACTGCTCGAGAGTTTTGACTGTGTTCGGTGTAGAAGTTGTGAG ACTCTAATTGCCAAACGGAGCAATATGTTGGTGATGTCTAGTGAAGGCCCTCTCGGTGCTTACGTTAACCCACATGGTTATGTACATGAGATAATGACACTGTTTCAAGCAAATGGGTTGGCTGTTATTGGAAATCCTGTTAAAGAATACAGCTGGTTTCCTGG GTACGCCTGGTCAATCGCTGAATGCGCGACTTGTGAAACTCAGTTGGGATGGCTTTTTACTGCTACAAAGAAGAAACTTAAACCCAGGTCATTTTGGGGCATTCGAAGTTCCCAAGTCGCTGATGATTCACGTTGA
- the LOC101244069 gene encoding tryptophan--tRNA ligase, chloroplastic/mitochondrial (The RefSeq protein has 1 substitution compared to this genomic sequence) translates to MGCSLLSHFSMVTYSAPRFVSSTRSSGLSIGGYLRRTRMIRQQAGGDFRCFCSSVAVSEPVNSESSSSPVRKRIVSGVQPTGSIHLGNYLGAIKNWIRLQDTYETFFFIVDLHAITLQYEAQQLLKATRDTAAIYLACGVDPSKASVFVQSHVRAHVELMWLLSSATPIGWLNRMIQFKEKSRKAGDENVGVALLTYPVLMAADILLYQSDLVPVGEDQKQHLELTRELAERVNYLYGGRKWKKLGGRGGALFKVPEPLIPPTGARIMSLTDGLSKMSKSAPSDQSRINLLDSKDVIANKIKRCKTDAFPGLEFDNAERPECNNLLSIYQLVSGKTKQEVAEECRDMNWGTFKIVLTDALVDHLHPIQVRYEEIISDSSYLDEVLAEGARKAADIADVTVNNVYQAMGFLKR, encoded by the exons ATGGGTTGTTCTCTTCTCTCGCATTTCAGTATGGTCACCTATTCTGCACCTCGTTTCGTCTCTTCAAC CAGGTCTAGCGGATTAAGTATTGGTGGATACTTGAGAAGAACACGGATGATTCGTCAACAAGCTGGTGGAGATTTCCGGTGCTTTTGCAGTAGTGTAACGGTATCTGAACCTGTGAACTCCGAGTCTTCTTCAAGTCCTGTAAG gAAGAGAATAGTCTCCGGTGTTCAGCCTACTGGATCTATACATCTGGGGAATTACCTTGGTGCCATAAAGAACTGGATACGATTGCAG GATACATATGAGACATTCTTCTTCATTGTGGACCTTCATGCg ATAACTTTGCAATATGAAGCACAACAATTGCTAAAGGCAACAAGGGATACAGCTGCTATTTATCTAGCATGTGGTGTAGATCCTTCTAAG GCTTCAGTCTTTGTGCAGTCGCATGTTCGTGCTCATGTAGAGTTGATGTGGCTTTTGAGTTCTGCAACACCTATTGGTTGGCTCAATAGAATGATTCAATTTAAAGAGAAATCACGGAAGGCG GGGGATGAAAATGTGGGTGTTGCTCTTTTAACCTATCCTGTGCTAATGGCTGCTGATATTCTTCTGTATCAG TCTGATCTTGTCCCTGTCGGAGAGGATCAGAAGCAACATCTGGAGTTGACAAGAGAGCTGGCTGAGCGTGTAAACTATTTATATGGAGGAAGGAAGTGGAAGAAGCTGGGAGG GAGAGGTGGTGCACTCTTCAAG GTTCCTGAACCCCTTATTCCACCCACTGGGGCTCGAATCATGTCCCTTACTGATGGCCTTTCCAAG ATGTCAAAGTCAGCACCATCTGATCAGTCGAGAATCAATTTGCTAGATTCAAAAGat gtaatagcaaataaaataaaacggTGCAAGACTGATGCGTTTCCCGG CTTGGAGTTTGACAATGCAGAAAGACCTGAATGTAACAATCTTCTTTCCATTTATCAGCTAGTTTCAGGCAAGACCAAGCAG GAGGTTGCAGAAGAATGCAGAGATATGAATTGGGGAACATTCAAAATCGTGCTTACAGATGCTTTAGTTGATCATCTACACCCTATCCAG GTACGCTACGAGGAAATCATATCCGACTCAAGTTACTTGGACGAAGTTTTAGCAGAGGGAGCCAGAAAAGCAGCAGACATAGCAGATGTTACTGTAAATAATGTCTACCAGGCAATGGGATTCTTGAAGAGATGA
- the LOC101244069 gene encoding tryptophan--tRNA ligase, chloroplastic/mitochondrial isoform X1: MGCSLLSHFSMVTYSAPRFVSSTSSGLSIGGYLRRTRMIRQQAGGDFRCFCSSVTVSEPVNSESSSSPVRKRIVSGVQPTGSIHLGNYLGAIKNWIRLQDTYETFFFIVDLHAITLQYEAQQLLKATRDTAAIYLACGVDPSKASVFVQSHVRAHVELMWLLSSATPIGWLNRMIQFKEKSRKAGDENVGVALLTYPVLMAADILLYQSDLVPVGEDQKQHLELTRELAERVNYLYGGRKWKKLGGRGGALFKVPEPLIPPTGARIMSLTDGLSKMSKSAPSDQSRINLLDSKDVIANKIKRCKTDAFPGLEFDNAERPECNNLLSIYQLVSGKTKQEVAEECRDMNWGTFKIVLTDALVDHLHPIQVRYEEIISDSSYLDEVLAEGARKAADIADVTVNNVYQAMGFLKR, translated from the exons ATGGGTTGTTCTCTTCTCTCGCATTTCAGTATGGTCACCTATTCTGCACCTCGTTTCGTCTCTTCAAC GTCTAGCGGATTAAGTATTGGTGGATACTTGAGAAGAACACGGATGATTCGTCAACAAGCTGGTGGAGATTTCCGGTGCTTTTGCAGTAGTGTAACGGTATCTGAACCTGTGAACTCCGAGTCTTCTTCAAGTCCTGTAAG gAAGAGAATAGTCTCCGGTGTTCAGCCTACTGGATCTATACATCTGGGGAATTACCTTGGTGCCATAAAGAACTGGATACGATTGCAG GATACATATGAGACATTCTTCTTCATTGTGGACCTTCATGCg ATAACTTTGCAATATGAAGCACAACAATTGCTAAAGGCAACAAGGGATACAGCTGCTATTTATCTAGCATGTGGTGTAGATCCTTCTAAG GCTTCAGTCTTTGTGCAGTCGCATGTTCGTGCTCATGTAGAGTTGATGTGGCTTTTGAGTTCTGCAACACCTATTGGTTGGCTCAATAGAATGATTCAATTTAAAGAGAAATCACGGAAGGCG GGGGATGAAAATGTGGGTGTTGCTCTTTTAACCTATCCTGTGCTAATGGCTGCTGATATTCTTCTGTATCAG TCTGATCTTGTCCCTGTCGGAGAGGATCAGAAGCAACATCTGGAGTTGACAAGAGAGCTGGCTGAGCGTGTAAACTATTTATATGGAGGAAGGAAGTGGAAGAAGCTGGGAGG GAGAGGTGGTGCACTCTTCAAG GTTCCTGAACCCCTTATTCCACCCACTGGGGCTCGAATCATGTCCCTTACTGATGGCCTTTCCAAG ATGTCAAAGTCAGCACCATCTGATCAGTCGAGAATCAATTTGCTAGATTCAAAAGat gtaatagcaaataaaataaaacggTGCAAGACTGATGCGTTTCCCGG CTTGGAGTTTGACAATGCAGAAAGACCTGAATGTAACAATCTTCTTTCCATTTATCAGCTAGTTTCAGGCAAGACCAAGCAG GAGGTTGCAGAAGAATGCAGAGATATGAATTGGGGAACATTCAAAATCGTGCTTACAGATGCTTTAGTTGATCATCTACACCCTATCCAG GTACGCTACGAGGAAATCATATCCGACTCAAGTTACTTGGACGAAGTTTTAGCAGAGGGAGCCAGAAAAGCAGCAGACATAGCAGATGTTACTGTAAATAATGTCTACCAGGCAATGGGATTCTTGAAGAGATGA
- the cdc2A-2 gene encoding cyclin-dependent protein kinase p34cdc2, which translates to MDQYEKVEKIGEGTYGVVYKARDRVTNETIALKKIRLEQEDEGVPSTAIREISLLKEMQHGNIVRLQDVVHSEKRLYLVFEYLDLDLKKHMDSCPEFSKDPRLVKMFLYQILRGIAYCHSHRVLHRDLKPQNLLIDRRTNVLKLADFGLARAFGIPVRTFTHEVVTLWYRAPEILLGSRHYSTPVDVWSVGCIFAEMVNQRPLFPGDSEIDELFKIFRVVGTPNEDTWPGVTSLPDFKSAFPKWPSKDLGTVVPNLGAAGLDLIGKMLYLDPSKRITARSALEHEYFKDIGFVP; encoded by the exons ATGGACCAG TatgaaaaagttgaaaagaTTGGTGAAGGAACGTACGGCGTAGTGTACAAAGCTCGTGATCGTGTAACTAATGAAACTATTGCACTGAAGAAAATTCGGCTGGAGCAGGAAGACGAGGGTGTGCCAAGCACGGCTATTAGAGAAATCTCCCTCTTGAAAGAGATGCAGCATGGAAACATTGTGAG GTTGCAAGATGTGGTTCACAGTGAGAAGCGATTATATCTAGTGTTTGAATATCTCGACTTGGATTTGAAGAAGCATATGGACTCATGTCCCGAGTTCTCTAAGGATCCGCGTCTTGTAAAA ATGTTTTTGTATCAAATTCTCCGTGGAATTGCTTATTGTCATTCTCATAGAGTTCTTCACCGAGATCTGAAGCCTCAGAACTTGCTGATAGATAGACGTACAAACGTTCTAAAGCTTGCAGACTTTGGATTGGCTAGAGCATTCGGCATTCCTGTCAGAACTTTCACCCACGAG GTGGTGACGTTATGGTACAGGGCACCAGAAATACTGCTAGGATCACGCCACTACTCTACTCCTGTTGATGTTTGGTCAGTAGGCTGCATATTTGCTGAGATGGTGAACCAGCGGCCTCTGTTTCCGGGTGACTCCGAGATTGACGAACTTTTCAAGATTTTCAG AGTTGTGGGTACTCCAAATGAGGATACATGGCCTGGAGTGACTTCtttgcctgattttaaatctGCTTTTCCAAAGTGGCCATCTAAG GACTTAGGAACTGTAGTCCCTAATCTTGGTGCAGCAGGCCTTGATCTCATTGGT AAAATGCTTTACCTAGACCCCAGCAAGAGAATCACTGCCCGAAGCGCCCTTGAGCATGAGTACTTCAAGGACATTGGGTTCGTACCATGA